In Deferribacteraceae bacterium V6Fe1, one genomic interval encodes:
- a CDS encoding transposase: protein MIGEITKNVKGKMLNTTRNLHDYLTKPQQKYILEIISGCFATRSLNLTAISGYLNEKCGIKHTLKRLQRNTFNYSHLLAISNAYNIDYALKETESDSRLIISIDGGDLVHNYGRNFELIGKVHDGSSGRIANGFHLNHAVCYSPSSKRLFSLYLDAYSSKSQDFKSENTETLNMLDKLKDKFRNKGLFVFDRGYDRGVILRYLLREDLNFVIRSTGKRHLEYKGEKMSVYKICNGIINRRYKKGGISYGYAKCYYNNRAVTVISVSFHGNKNKLYFLCEGHISSSKEAYFRIKSYFKRWKIEESYRFMKQQFGLEKCLVRKFESLKTILSLVSFCWNVLSQIEKDTIVSKLLENMAKREKFNSKGKVVCKFIYYRISDGLMNLLLSSKERLFRFREKIYESDKVCYFKLDYYFKIKEKRHRINELGKMKRKKSLLVA from the coding sequence ATGATAGGTGAAATTACTAAAAATGTGAAGGGAAAAATGTTAAACACTACAAGAAACCTTCATGATTATCTCACAAAGCCGCAACAAAAGTATATTCTTGAGATTATTTCAGGTTGTTTTGCTACTCGCAGTTTAAATCTTACTGCCATATCTGGTTATTTAAATGAGAAGTGTGGAATTAAACACACATTAAAGCGGTTGCAAAGAAATACATTTAATTATTCACATCTACTTGCTATTTCAAATGCATATAATATTGATTACGCACTTAAAGAAACAGAATCAGATTCCAGGTTAATAATATCAATTGATGGTGGAGATTTGGTTCACAATTATGGTAGAAACTTTGAGCTTATTGGTAAAGTCCACGATGGTAGTAGTGGTCGTATTGCTAATGGCTTCCATTTAAATCATGCAGTGTGTTATAGCCCCAGTAGCAAACGTTTATTTTCATTATATTTAGATGCTTATAGTTCTAAATCTCAAGACTTTAAAAGTGAGAATACAGAGACCTTAAATATGCTGGATAAATTAAAAGATAAGTTTCGAAATAAGGGTTTATTTGTATTTGATAGGGGTTATGACAGGGGAGTAATTTTAAGATATCTTCTTCGAGAAGATTTAAATTTTGTTATTAGGAGCACAGGTAAGAGGCATTTAGAATATAAGGGCGAGAAGATGTCAGTATATAAAATTTGCAATGGTATAATAAACAGGCGTTACAAGAAGGGTGGTATTTCTTATGGTTATGCAAAATGTTACTACAACAATCGAGCAGTTACAGTTATTAGTGTGAGCTTTCATGGTAATAAGAATAAACTTTATTTTTTATGTGAAGGCCACATAAGTAGCAGTAAGGAGGCTTACTTTAGGATTAAATCTTATTTTAAGAGATGGAAAATAGAAGAAAGCTATAGATTTATGAAACAGCAATTTGGGCTGGAAAAGTGTCTTGTGAGGAAGTTTGAATCTTTAAAGACTATATTATCGTTAGTATCCTTTTGTTGGAATGTATTAAGCCAAATAGAGAAAGATACAATTGTTTCAAAACTTTTAGAGAATATGGCAAAAAGGGAGAAATTTAATAGTAAGGGTAAGGTTGTATGTAAATTTATTTATTATCGAATTTCAGATGGGTTAATGAACTTGTTATTATCATCTAAAGAACGACTTTTTAGGT
- a CDS encoding TraR/DksA C4-type zinc finger protein, protein MFEKNREVVNSIEGLSAQEKEFLYSALNMHGHICGGMPMGYVAGLAALKALNAERESNMDKMVIINVGDKHAAGCFADGVQFATGCTFGKGIMKKEAKGKWTFTLVDKVNGKAVKVKIKPELLKKAFAAPFITEYRKKGVKPTDVPAEVAEPGFKRPFTLKLEEIVDVEGPFEFKVPKGKSCFNLEVCESCGDAVAENYLRVTDGKKICLDCFEY, encoded by the coding sequence ATGTTTGAAAAAAACAGAGAAGTTGTAAACAGTATTGAAGGATTGTCAGCACAGGAAAAAGAATTTTTGTATTCTGCACTGAATATGCACGGACATATTTGCGGTGGTATGCCGATGGGATATGTTGCAGGACTTGCCGCACTCAAAGCGCTTAATGCTGAAAGGGAAAGTAACATGGACAAGATGGTAATTATCAATGTGGGGGACAAACATGCTGCGGGATGTTTTGCTGATGGTGTGCAGTTTGCAACAGGCTGTACATTTGGGAAAGGGATAATGAAAAAGGAAGCAAAAGGGAAGTGGACATTTACGCTTGTTGACAAGGTAAATGGTAAGGCCGTTAAAGTAAAAATAAAGCCCGAACTTCTTAAAAAAGCATTTGCAGCACCTTTTATCACAGAGTATAGAAAAAAAGGTGTCAAGCCAACTGATGTGCCTGCAGAGGTGGCAGAGCCCGGATTTAAAAGACCTTTTACGCTGAAGCTTGAAGAAATAGTTGATGTTGAAGGGCCGTTTGAATTTAAAGTGCCCAAAGGTAAATCTTGTTTTAACCTTGAAGTTTGCGAATCTTGTGGAGATGCTGTGGCTGAAAACTATTTAAGAGTAACCGACGGCAAGAAAATTTGTCTTGACTGCTTTGAGTATTAG
- a CDS encoding sulfite exporter TauE/SafE family protein: MVITISILAFILSFVFALGGVGSAVVLVPIMFSLGIPINEAKPTGLFINTISLVAASFSNIKNKRVDVKLGLPIIISSMLLAPVGAYISLFINKTFVMIIFILFLLFSSMVMFFFNAKKYEDKFREDRPLGILVFTGSIAGIISGLLGVGGGGLISPLLVLSGFNPKKVATVTALVVPFSSLTGFLAYLKMGHVNIQLLIFAGLAAYLGGYFGTHFMHLKMKPKTVKRFLGFIVFLVAIKLVINLLK; this comes from the coding sequence ATGGTTATTACAATTAGTATTTTGGCATTTATTTTATCGTTTGTTTTTGCACTGGGTGGAGTAGGCTCTGCTGTAGTGCTTGTGCCAATAATGTTTTCGCTAGGGATACCGATTAACGAAGCAAAACCGACAGGGCTGTTTATCAATACTATAAGCCTTGTGGCGGCAAGCTTTTCCAATATTAAAAATAAAAGGGTAGATGTCAAATTAGGTTTGCCGATTATCATCTCCTCAATGTTGCTGGCACCGGTCGGTGCTTACATATCGCTGTTTATTAATAAAACATTTGTAATGATAATATTTATACTGTTTTTACTCTTCTCAAGTATGGTGATGTTCTTTTTTAATGCAAAAAAGTATGAAGATAAGTTTAGAGAGGATAGACCACTTGGTATACTAGTGTTTACGGGAAGTATTGCTGGAATAATTTCAGGGCTACTTGGAGTTGGAGGCGGTGGCTTAATCTCACCTCTACTTGTATTGTCAGGATTTAATCCTAAAAAGGTTGCCACAGTTACAGCTTTGGTAGTCCCTTTTTCATCGCTTACAGGTTTTTTAGCTTATCTTAAGATGGGGCATGTGAATATTCAATTACTCATCTTTGCCGGCTTGGCGGCGTATTTGGGTGGGTATTTTGGCACGCACTTTATGCACCTTAAAATGAAACCTAAGACTGTTAAGAGATTTTTAGGATTTATAGTATTTTTGGTAGCAATCAAATTAGTCATAAATTTGCTTAAATAG
- a CDS encoding thioredoxin family protein translates to MRIKVLGTGCRNCEILYQTTLAAVEQLGIEDATVEYVKELPEITKYIMFTPGLVVDEVVVHEGKPLPTVEQVKEMLSEQRG, encoded by the coding sequence ATGAGAATAAAAGTATTGGGAACAGGTTGTAGAAATTGTGAGATTTTATATCAGACAACTTTGGCTGCTGTGGAGCAGTTAGGTATCGAAGATGCAACCGTTGAGTATGTAAAGGAGCTACCTGAGATAACAAAATATATTATGTTTACACCTGGTCTTGTAGTTGATGAGGTCGTTGTGCACGAGGGTAAGCCCCTTCCAACAGTTGAACAGGTAAAAGAAATGTTAAGCGAGCAAAGGGGCTAA
- a CDS encoding cation transporter, translated as MNDNEKFHDGHDHDNEHSCEGHHHSHEHDHNHHHIDVSEVSAQKLFWVILLNFGITLAEIIGGIVSGSLSLISDALHNFSDAIAVIISYIALKLSQRKNSLKHTFGLKRAEILAALLNSSVLIGISVFLFYEAVKRFYHPEPIMGSTMLIIAIIGLAGNLLSIYFLDSGAHDNMNIKSAYLHMLSDAISSVAVILGAIGIIFFKIYWIDPVLTILIGIYVLYESFKILKKSVHILMEGTPVDISIEKIKEAVESIDGLKNVHHIHIWSVGEKDIFFEAHAELEDMMLSEAGKVRQKVENKLIEFGVNHITLQLEVDECAEKEIICG; from the coding sequence ATGAATGATAATGAAAAATTTCATGATGGGCATGATCATGATAATGAGCATTCGTGTGAAGGGCATCACCACAGCCATGAACATGATCACAATCACCACCATATTGATGTAAGTGAAGTATCTGCTCAAAAGCTTTTTTGGGTTATTTTGCTCAATTTTGGGATAACGTTAGCTGAAATTATCGGTGGTATAGTATCGGGCAGTTTATCCCTAATATCCGATGCACTTCACAATTTCAGTGATGCAATTGCGGTAATAATCAGCTACATTGCCCTTAAGCTAAGTCAGAGAAAAAACTCATTGAAACACACTTTTGGTTTGAAACGTGCTGAAATATTGGCTGCACTTTTAAATTCATCGGTCTTGATTGGAATATCAGTTTTTCTGTTTTATGAAGCAGTAAAAAGGTTTTACCATCCTGAGCCGATTATGGGCTCAACAATGCTTATAATTGCAATAATTGGCCTTGCCGGTAATTTACTCAGCATCTATTTTCTTGACTCAGGTGCCCACGACAATATGAATATTAAATCGGCATATCTTCATATGCTATCCGATGCGATATCTTCAGTGGCTGTTATTTTGGGTGCAATCGGGATAATATTCTTCAAGATTTATTGGATTGACCCTGTGCTAACTATCTTAATCGGTATTTATGTGTTGTATGAGAGTTTTAAAATATTGAAAAAATCGGTGCATATTTTAATGGAAGGTACGCCTGTTGATATTTCCATTGAGAAAATAAAAGAAGCGGTTGAGTCGATTGACGGATTGAAAAATGTTCATCATATACACATTTGGTCAGTGGGTGAAAAAGATATATTTTTTGAGGCCCATGCAGAGCTTGAAGATATGATGCTAAGCGAAGCCGGTAAAGTACGTCAAAAGGTTGAGAATAAGCTTATTGAGTTTGGCGTAAATCATATAACATTGCAGCTTGAAGTGGATGAATGTGCAGAAAAAGAGATAATTTGCGGCTAA
- a CDS encoding permease — MKERNKFLALLGIFLYVFLVDFNTPKVSGAILEGFYMLQEYVREHTLTCLIPALFIAGAMSVKVSQASVIKYFGAGAKKIVSYGIASVSGAILAVCSCTILPLFTGIYSRGAGLGPAIAFVYSGPAINILAIVLTARVLGYQMGLARAIGAISFSIVIGLLMALIFRKEEKDRQVNIPKTNIKSQSGSPAKTIVFFISMIGVLIFATWAKPIEEGTLFATIYHLKWYLTAISLVLVIVFAFSSMDKDGRISWFEETWSYSKQIIPLLFIGVLVAGFLLGRPGHEGIIPARYVEALVGGNSVFANFFSSIVGAFMYFATLTEIPILQGLMGAGMGKGPALALLLSGPALSLPNMLVIRSVIGTKKTIVYVILVVIMSTIAGIIYGNFAG; from the coding sequence ATGAAGGAAAGAAATAAATTTCTTGCTTTGCTTGGTATTTTTCTCTACGTATTTTTAGTTGATTTTAATACTCCGAAGGTTTCAGGTGCAATTCTTGAAGGTTTTTATATGCTCCAGGAGTATGTTAGGGAGCATACTCTGACATGCCTTATCCCTGCTCTGTTTATTGCGGGGGCAATGAGTGTTAAGGTTTCTCAAGCGTCAGTAATTAAATATTTCGGTGCCGGTGCAAAAAAGATTGTGTCCTACGGGATAGCATCCGTATCAGGGGCTATTTTGGCTGTATGTTCATGCACTATTTTACCTTTGTTCACGGGGATATATTCCAGAGGCGCAGGGCTTGGTCCTGCAATAGCTTTTGTGTATTCCGGTCCTGCTATTAATATCTTAGCGATAGTCTTAACTGCAAGAGTGTTAGGTTATCAGATGGGTTTGGCAAGAGCTATCGGAGCTATATCTTTTTCTATCGTAATAGGCCTATTGATGGCTTTAATCTTCAGAAAAGAGGAAAAAGACAGGCAGGTAAATATCCCAAAAACCAATATTAAAAGCCAAAGTGGCTCGCCTGCCAAAACAATTGTATTTTTTATCTCTATGATTGGTGTATTAATTTTTGCTACTTGGGCAAAGCCGATAGAAGAAGGGACACTATTTGCCACAATTTATCATCTTAAATGGTATTTGACTGCAATCTCATTGGTGTTGGTTATTGTATTTGCATTTTCATCTATGGATAAAGATGGAAGAATTTCATGGTTTGAGGAAACATGGAGCTATTCAAAACAAATTATACCGCTTCTTTTTATCGGTGTGCTTGTTGCTGGATTTTTGCTTGGAAGGCCGGGGCATGAAGGGATAATCCCTGCACGATATGTGGAAGCGTTGGTAGGTGGAAATTCTGTTTTTGCAAACTTTTTCTCATCAATTGTAGGTGCTTTTATGTATTTTGCCACATTGACTGAGATCCCAATCTTGCAAGGCCTTATGGGTGCAGGAATGGGGAAAGGTCCTGCATTGGCATTGTTATTGTCCGGCCCTGCATTGAGCCTTCCTAATATGCTTGTAATAAGAAGTGTCATTGGCACTAAGAAAACTATTGTGTATGTTATTTTGGTAGTTATTATGTCAACTATTGCCGGAATAATTTATGGTAATTTTGCAGGGTAG
- a CDS encoding imidazolonepropionase, with product MGLQMRTVVKNIGQLVTPVNPKFAVKDEVKKLMVYENVNLIIDDGIFTDITEKYVKGDNEIDACGKVVLPTFADPHTHIPFIGSREKEFNQRIQGKSYMEIAKDGGGINSTVTAVRNATFDDLYNAAKEDLELLIKHGVGSVEMKSGYGLDLETEIKQLKVINKLKSEYLVDIKATFMGAHEIPLEYKKEKDGYIAKVINEMLPEVRRNELAEYVDIFCEKDVFEIEDSRKVLSAAKGMGFKIRIHADEIYPLGGSILCAEFDAVSGEHLVKISDENILRLIDKGVVFNLLPATTFFLMSDEYAPARKILEKGGIVALSTDLNPGSSYTHNICLVMAIACLKMKMTMEEAINAVTINGAYSLGLSDKTGSIHIGKQADFLILNAPDYKYLVYNFGVNRVEKVFKKGVEIYSHE from the coding sequence TTGGGGTTACAAATGAGAACTGTTGTTAAAAATATAGGGCAGCTTGTCACTCCGGTAAATCCAAAATTTGCCGTTAAAGATGAAGTTAAAAAGTTGATGGTGTATGAAAACGTAAATTTGATTATAGATGATGGCATCTTTACTGATATTACCGAAAAATATGTAAAAGGGGATAATGAGATAGATGCTTGTGGCAAGGTAGTGTTGCCTACATTTGCAGACCCTCACACCCACATCCCTTTTATTGGCTCGAGAGAAAAGGAATTTAATCAAAGGATTCAAGGGAAATCTTACATGGAAATTGCAAAAGATGGCGGGGGGATTAACTCTACTGTTACGGCTGTAAGAAATGCAACCTTTGATGACTTGTACAATGCTGCGAAAGAAGACTTGGAGCTGTTGATAAAGCACGGTGTCGGCTCAGTAGAGATGAAAAGCGGATATGGACTCGATTTGGAAACGGAGATAAAGCAGCTTAAAGTTATAAACAAACTAAAATCTGAATATTTGGTCGACATAAAAGCGACTTTTATGGGGGCACACGAAATACCTTTGGAATATAAAAAGGAAAAGGATGGGTATATTGCCAAAGTAATCAATGAAATGCTGCCTGAAGTCAGACGTAATGAATTGGCGGAATATGTGGATATTTTTTGTGAAAAAGATGTTTTTGAAATTGAAGATTCAAGAAAAGTATTATCTGCGGCAAAGGGGATGGGGTTTAAAATAAGAATTCATGCCGACGAAATTTATCCTCTTGGCGGTTCAATTTTGTGTGCTGAATTTGATGCCGTCAGCGGAGAACATCTGGTAAAAATAAGCGATGAAAACATTCTAAGGCTGATTGATAAAGGGGTGGTATTTAATCTTCTTCCTGCTACTACGTTTTTTCTTATGTCAGATGAGTATGCCCCTGCAAGAAAGATATTGGAAAAAGGTGGGATAGTTGCACTCTCTACCGATTTAAATCCGGGTAGCTCTTACACTCACAATATATGTTTAGTGATGGCAATTGCTTGTTTGAAGATGAAGATGACAATGGAAGAGGCGATAAACGCTGTCACAATAAATGGTGCGTACTCTCTTGGTTTGTCGGACAAAACAGGCTCGATACATATTGGCAAACAAGCGGATTTTCTGATTTTGAATGCACCTGACTATAAGTATCTTGTTTACAATTTCGGCGTAAATAGGGTGGAAAAAGTATTTAAAAAAGGGGTAGAAATATACAGTCATGAATAG
- the hutG gene encoding formimidoylglutamase, with translation MAKYINNLFEWKGRVDSADNRLAFRWHQVISNIDLMVADFDLKNTVVIIGFCCDEGVKRNKGRIGAKDAPKTIRNMLSSLPWHFDKLKICDAGDIIVDGDLEEGEELLGSLVKKIKDFGGFPVVLGGGHEVAYGTYKGIKEHSPAIINFDAHFDNRPFEDTVSSGTMFAQIAAETGSDYRYFCLGVQNYSNTKELFKRNMEFGGKFLEASHVKMRIMDSTFQSFVDKSDRLYVTVCMDVFSQAYACGVSAPNPFGICPDDFEFYAKEIFWSGKVTAFDIAEVNPAFDFDNQTSRLAAGIVFKVAEFINNWGYK, from the coding sequence GTGGCTAAGTATATCAATAACTTATTTGAATGGAAAGGTAGAGTGGACTCTGCCGACAATAGGCTTGCTTTTAGATGGCATCAGGTGATTAGTAACATTGACTTAATGGTAGCTGATTTTGATTTGAAAAATACGGTAGTTATAATCGGATTTTGTTGTGATGAAGGTGTTAAAAGGAATAAAGGGAGAATAGGTGCAAAAGATGCTCCGAAAACAATAAGAAATATGCTTTCGTCTCTGCCGTGGCATTTTGATAAATTAAAGATTTGTGATGCCGGTGATATTATTGTAGATGGAGATTTAGAGGAAGGGGAAGAATTACTTGGTAGTCTTGTAAAAAAAATTAAAGATTTTGGCGGATTCCCTGTTGTTTTGGGGGGTGGACATGAGGTTGCTTATGGCACTTACAAGGGGATTAAAGAGCACTCCCCTGCAATAATTAATTTTGATGCACATTTTGACAATCGCCCATTTGAAGACACTGTTTCCTCAGGTACAATGTTTGCTCAAATTGCAGCTGAAACCGGCAGTGATTATAGATATTTTTGCTTAGGTGTTCAAAATTATTCCAATACAAAGGAGCTATTTAAAAGAAATATGGAATTTGGCGGCAAATTTTTAGAGGCAAGTCATGTGAAGATGAGGATAATGGATTCAACTTTTCAGTCTTTCGTAGATAAATCGGACAGACTTTATGTGACAGTATGTATGGATGTTTTTTCTCAAGCTTATGCCTGCGGAGTGAGCGCACCCAATCCTTTTGGCATTTGTCCTGATGATTTTGAATTTTATGCAAAAGAAATTTTCTGGTCAGGTAAAGTTACAGCGTTTGACATAGCAGAAGTAAATCCTGCATTTGATTTTGACAATCAAACGTCAAGGCTTGCTGCGGGCATAGTTTTTAAAGTAGCGGAATTTATAAATAATTGGGGTTACAAATGA
- a CDS encoding urocanate hydratase, whose amino-acid sequence MSYLEFIKRYANHPEYKAPTGDKLNAKSWQTEAPLRMLLNNLDREVAEDPANLIVYGGTGQAARNPQALKNIIKILLELDNEHSLLVQSGKPVGVVRTHEEAPRVLIANSNLVPKWADWEYFNQLKERGLIMYGQMTAGSWIYIGSQGILQGTYETFVECGNKYFNGDLRGKLLVTGGLGGMGGAQPLAATLAGATFLGVDVDPERIKKRLETKYLDVMTESYEEAVKLVLDAKVKKKAISVGLVGNAADVLEKLIEDGIIPEIVTDQTSAHDPVNGYVPSGMSLKEALELRKNEPKKYRELSIRTIARHVTAMLEMKKRGSIVFDYGNNIREFAKEGGVQNAFEFNGFVPEFVRPLFCEGKGPFRWAALSGDPEDIYVTDRALIEAFPENKHMIHWLEEAQKKVTFQGLPSRICWLGLGEREKAGLIFNKLVKTGKVKAPIVIGRDHLDCGSVASPNRETEGMKDGSDAISDWPLLNLMSNTAGGATWVSFHHGGGVGIGYSQHAGMVILADGTERAERCIRRVLFNDPAMGIFRHADAGYEKAIEVGNRFGILR is encoded by the coding sequence ATGAGCTATTTGGAATTTATTAAGAGATATGCGAATCATCCGGAGTATAAAGCTCCCACAGGTGATAAGCTTAATGCAAAATCATGGCAAACGGAAGCGCCTTTGAGGATGCTCTTAAATAATCTTGATAGAGAAGTGGCAGAAGACCCTGCAAATCTTATTGTTTACGGAGGGACAGGACAGGCGGCAAGAAATCCACAAGCTCTAAAAAATATCATAAAAATCTTGTTAGAGCTTGATAATGAACATAGTTTGTTAGTCCAGTCAGGTAAGCCTGTTGGTGTGGTGAGGACTCACGAAGAAGCACCAAGAGTACTTATTGCCAACAGCAATTTAGTCCCGAAGTGGGCTGATTGGGAATATTTTAATCAACTTAAAGAAAGAGGGCTGATTATGTATGGTCAGATGACCGCTGGAAGCTGGATTTACATAGGCTCTCAAGGAATTTTACAAGGGACTTACGAAACATTTGTAGAATGTGGGAACAAATATTTTAATGGTGATTTGAGAGGGAAACTTCTTGTTACAGGAGGTTTGGGCGGAATGGGTGGTGCTCAGCCTTTGGCTGCTACTTTGGCAGGTGCAACATTTTTGGGAGTAGATGTTGATCCTGAAAGGATTAAAAAAAGACTTGAGACAAAGTATCTTGATGTGATGACCGAATCTTATGAAGAAGCAGTCAAACTTGTGTTAGATGCCAAAGTGAAGAAAAAGGCTATCTCCGTGGGGCTTGTGGGAAATGCCGCTGATGTGTTGGAAAAACTAATAGAGGATGGGATAATTCCTGAAATAGTGACCGATCAGACATCTGCCCATGACCCTGTGAATGGGTATGTGCCTTCAGGGATGAGTTTAAAAGAAGCATTAGAGCTTAGAAAAAATGAGCCGAAGAAATATAGGGAATTATCCATTAGGACTATTGCCCGTCATGTAACTGCTATGCTTGAAATGAAAAAGAGAGGGAGTATAGTTTTCGATTATGGTAATAATATAAGAGAATTTGCTAAAGAGGGAGGAGTGCAAAATGCGTTTGAATTTAACGGCTTTGTCCCTGAGTTTGTAAGGCCTCTTTTCTGTGAAGGTAAAGGGCCTTTCAGGTGGGCTGCATTATCCGGCGACCCGGAAGATATTTATGTGACAGACAGGGCTTTAATTGAAGCTTTTCCCGAAAATAAACACATGATTCACTGGCTTGAAGAGGCACAGAAAAAGGTTACTTTTCAAGGTCTGCCCAGTAGAATTTGCTGGCTTGGCTTAGGTGAAAGGGAGAAAGCCGGGCTAATATTTAATAAGCTTGTAAAGACCGGCAAGGTAAAAGCGCCGATTGTTATTGGTAGAGACCATCTTGATTGTGGCTCTGTAGCCTCTCCTAATAGAGAAACTGAAGGGATGAAGGACGGAAGTGATGCCATTTCTGACTGGCCGCTTTTAAATTTAATGTCAAATACAGCCGGCGGAGCCACATGGGTATCTTTTCACCACGGCGGAGGCGTAGGTATAGGTTATTCTCAGCATGCGGGGATGGTTATTTTGGCTGATGGTACAGAGAGAGCTGAGCGATGTATTAGACGCGTCCTTTTTAATGACCCTGCTATGGGAATCTTTAGACATGCAGATGCAGGTTATGAAAAAGCGATAGAAGTAGGTAACAGATTTGGGATTTTGAGGTAA
- the hutH gene encoding histidine ammonia-lyase codes for MKKFYLGKDNLTLFIIDKIINGDVILEISEEVAEKIEKSYRATQTAAARENPVYGVNTGFGPLCSTKISSSETVKLQYNILKSHSAGVGESLPDDIVKIMLILKAHSLSFGYSGVNIDTIKRILWFVENDIFPVVPCQGSVGASGDLAPLAHMFLPLIGQGQVKYKGKVCDTSEVYIKLNLSPVELGPKEGLALINGTQFMAAFGVRSLLRMNNLLDNADIIGAMTLEALMGSVKPFDERLHKLRAYKGCLYVAHRFRKLLEGSEILKAHEYCDRVQDPYSLRCIPQVHGASRNAYLHMKDIVLTEINSVTDNPIIFGDDDIISGGNFHGQPIALPMDYACFAMSEIGNISDRRIYLLLEGKVGLPKLLMKDTGINSGFMIPQYTSAALVTENKTLCFPASADSVPTSLGQEDHVSMGSISGRKLDKVLDNLENILAVELLCAAQAFDFRRPLKSSIFLEECHEVVRKIIDHADEDRIFAEDLKKAANIIRQGLMVNVTEEIAKAKNIDLKGGFDELFGIY; via the coding sequence ATGAAAAAGTTTTATTTAGGTAAAGACAATCTTACCCTTTTTATTATTGATAAGATAATAAATGGGGATGTTATATTGGAGATATCAGAGGAAGTTGCAGAAAAGATTGAAAAATCATATCGCGCTACACAGACGGCAGCAGCGAGGGAAAACCCCGTTTATGGCGTTAATACAGGTTTTGGTCCGCTATGTTCTACTAAGATTTCATCATCTGAGACGGTCAAGCTACAATATAATATTTTAAAAAGTCATAGTGCGGGAGTCGGTGAGAGTTTGCCTGATGATATTGTTAAAATTATGCTTATCCTAAAAGCCCATTCTTTATCTTTCGGGTATTCGGGTGTGAATATCGATACTATAAAAAGGATATTGTGGTTTGTTGAAAATGATATTTTCCCCGTTGTGCCGTGTCAGGGCTCGGTAGGAGCTTCTGGTGATTTAGCTCCGCTTGCTCATATGTTTTTACCTTTGATAGGTCAGGGGCAGGTTAAATATAAAGGTAAAGTTTGTGATACTTCAGAAGTGTATATCAAATTAAACTTGTCCCCCGTTGAGTTGGGACCTAAAGAGGGGCTGGCACTAATCAACGGGACACAATTTATGGCGGCTTTTGGTGTAAGGTCGCTGCTTAGGATGAACAATCTTCTTGATAATGCAGACATAATAGGTGCGATGACCTTGGAGGCACTTATGGGCTCTGTCAAACCTTTTGATGAAAGGTTACATAAGCTAAGAGCCTATAAAGGTTGTCTCTATGTGGCGCATAGATTTAGAAAGCTGCTTGAAGGATCAGAGATATTAAAAGCCCATGAATACTGTGATAGAGTGCAAGATCCATATTCATTAAGATGTATTCCTCAGGTACATGGAGCTTCTCGAAATGCATATCTGCACATGAAAGATATTGTTTTGACCGAAATTAATTCTGTAACGGATAATCCTATTATTTTTGGAGATGACGATATAATTAGTGGCGGCAATTTCCATGGTCAGCCCATTGCTCTCCCAATGGATTATGCCTGTTTTGCAATGAGCGAAATTGGGAATATTTCGGACAGAAGGATTTATCTGCTTCTTGAAGGGAAAGTGGGGTTGCCGAAACTTCTAATGAAAGATACCGGGATAAATTCGGGCTTTATGATTCCTCAGTACACATCTGCAGCTCTTGTAACGGAGAATAAGACACTATGTTTTCCTGCCAGTGCCGACAGTGTGCCAACATCCCTTGGTCAGGAAGACCATGTAAGCATGGGCTCAATCAGCGGAAGAAAGCTTGATAAAGTGCTTGATAATCTTGAGAATATTCTGGCAGTTGAGCTTCTTTGTGCCGCTCAGGCTTTTGATTTTAGAAGGCCTTTAAAATCAAGTATATTTTTGGAAGAGTGCCATGAAGTTGTGAGAAAAATAATTGACCATGCTGATGAGGACAGGATATTTGCTGAAGACTTGAAAAAAGCGGCGAATATAATCAGACAAGGGTTAATGGTGAATGTGACGGAAGAAATAGCAAAAGCTAAGAATATAGATTTAAAAGGGGGATTTGATGAGCTATTTGGAATTTATTAA